A part of Terriglobus roseus genomic DNA contains:
- a CDS encoding fibronectin type III domain-containing protein: protein MNVIPALLHDKQRIAPVMVLWFLMAGCASQGPVRPPSLHLPAAVHGLTATRVGDAIDLAWTNPTRTTDGVSLTAKHSAGAMQAEVCRAEAFTTANCTPIAHLPATAGGSGGYHDVLPSSFAEGNVRTIVYRVRLVNSAGNGAGWTEVKSLAGVAPAIITGLRAQPVAQGILVQWQPGEDGVMLRVSRGKDATHSTLLAASDASTGKQSQKSSSGTVDTGGHVGEEQRYTVFRRCTVSLGGESFLMDSDPASVTVTASAKLPLPLPPTSLEALANTLSTPEVDLVWQPPDDAGVTGYRVYREESGATTLLTQEPLRGFTYADKSVSNGHSYRYWVASMNGTGEQRSSAVSVTLP from the coding sequence GCCAAGGGCCAGTGCGTCCTCCATCGCTGCATTTGCCTGCCGCTGTGCATGGCCTGACCGCGACGCGTGTCGGGGATGCGATTGATCTGGCGTGGACGAATCCGACGCGCACCACGGACGGCGTTTCATTGACGGCAAAGCATAGCGCCGGTGCGATGCAGGCAGAGGTCTGCCGTGCCGAAGCATTCACGACTGCTAACTGCACGCCGATTGCGCATCTTCCGGCAACCGCTGGCGGATCCGGTGGTTATCACGATGTACTGCCATCGTCGTTTGCCGAAGGCAATGTACGAACGATTGTGTATCGCGTTCGGCTCGTGAACTCCGCTGGAAACGGTGCGGGATGGACTGAGGTGAAGAGTCTTGCTGGAGTTGCTCCCGCAATCATCACTGGTCTCCGGGCGCAGCCGGTGGCGCAGGGCATTCTCGTGCAATGGCAACCGGGAGAAGACGGAGTGATGTTGCGGGTGTCTCGTGGAAAGGATGCCACCCATTCCACGTTGCTCGCGGCGTCGGATGCGTCCACGGGTAAGCAGTCACAGAAATCTTCCAGCGGAACAGTCGATACTGGCGGGCACGTGGGGGAAGAGCAGCGTTACACCGTCTTCCGCCGATGTACTGTTTCGCTGGGTGGGGAATCGTTCTTGATGGACAGTGATCCGGCCAGCGTGACCGTTACTGCCTCAGCAAAACTGCCGCTGCCGCTACCTCCGACAAGTCTGGAAGCGCTGGCCAACACACTTTCCACACCGGAAGTTGACCTCGTTTGGCAACCGCCGGACGATGCAGGCGTTACAGGCTATCGTGTCTATCGGGAGGAGTCCGGAGCGACTACGTTGCTGACGCAGGAGCCACTCCGCGGATTTACCTACGCTGACAAGTCTGTCTCAAACGGGCATAGCTATCGGTACTGGGTAGCTTCGATGAATGGCACCGGCGAGCAGCGCAGTTCGGCTGTCAGCGTCACACTTCCTTAA